The Pirellulaceae bacterium region CTGAAATACGCATTTCTAATCGCTCATCCTCGAGCAGTTAGTTTGCAAATTACCTAGCGTCCAGCCAGCTCGTGGCGGGGTGCTGGGAAGTATGCAACTTAGGTGTTACCAGCACTTAGCTTACCAGCGACCTCGTGCCAGCTACATCATCGGCGGAGTCGATTGACAAGTTCTTTGAGGAGCTATGGGAACAATAAGGCGCGCGTCCGTCTGGTGGCTACTGTCGCCAGACGGTGGTCGCGTAGGGTTGGCGATAGGCGTGTTGCAAGTTGCCTGTTCGGCATAAGCCGATCTTGTACAAAGTTGCTCAATTTCGGGCAGCCAATGGTCGAAAGTCAATTATCTGGCTACATAGCGCCACGGTTGGTTGGCGATTTTACGTAGCAGCATTCGACCGCACTCTCGCATGGAAGTGGCACGGCGGTTGAAATTTGCCCATTGGGCAGAATGCAGTGCCATGAAGAAGCCATTCTCGAAACTCTCGCCTCGAACTTGGGCGGTGTTAATCGCGTCGGTAGGTACCTTTTTATCGGTTCCGTTTCTCAAGTCTCACACACCTAGTAAGCGGTCCGCTCCCAATACTGTATCGCCGCCTGTGGCAACCACCGCAGTGTCAGACAGTGGATCGTCTCAGGGTTCGCCGGGCAGTGAACAAGGCGTGAGAGAGGATCGTTCATCCAGTCCATCAGATACCGATGTCCGACAGGCCACGAGTTCTAAAGCTGCCGACACCTGGGCCGGCATGGAAAGGCTGTCTGACGCAGTATCTGCACCGGCAGAGTTGCCTTCGTGGGCGCGCAAGCCAAGTCCATTAGATGCTCTGATGTCAGGGCAGATTTCAAGCGCACCTGCGAAGGCGATTGAGAGAAAGGTCATTGTTTCGCCACCAGCCCGTGATTCGACTGCCCACCAATTGCCCAATCCTGCAGATCAGGTTGAATCTAAAACTAAACCTTCTCAAGCCAGCGGTTTCGGACGGTATACTCCGTTTGCCGATGATCGCCTGGAACACAGTAGCCAAGGCGCGTTAGCGTTGTCTGCGGTGGCCTGGCCCGATCAGGATTGGTTGCCGGACGTTCAGACATTAGCCAGCGAAGTTACCCGGAAAAATATGGATGTGCCAACTGCTGCCCGAACTCATGGCTCAGAATCGGCGGATTTCGCCAGCAATGGTCGTCCGATGATAATCCTGGGAGGTGCCGTTGGAGCTGGTTCGCAGCGTCTGATTCAGGCAACACTGAATTCGAGGGTCAATGGACCCACTAGCAGCTCTGATATCCAGCAGCCTGCAAGGCGCATTGGCGCAGCACTGCGTAGTCAATTGCCACCTAGTCCCGAGCTGGTGATTGAGCAGCCTGTGGGGCGAGCGGCAGTCGGAAATCTACCGTAGCCAGATGGTGGTTTCATTTCTGTCGCGTGCTGAAAAGACAACCGCACTGTTGCGGCGAGCGGTGAGGTGTGGACTCAACCGCTCGCCGGACAATCATGTAACCGACGTAGCGCTTGTGCTTGTCAGGTCGTTATGCAAGTTGCACTTGCCAAAAGGTGGTGTGTCATCTGGCAACCAGGTTCTTGGCGAGCGTAGTTAGTTAACTGCAGCCCATCGAGTTGCCACAGTTGTGGCATAAGTAACAATTGCCATTGCGGACGGTGATTGAGCCGCAGTTATCGCAGGTAGGCGCATCGGATTGGAAGCCAGCGAATTGTGAGTCGCGAGTATTCTTGTTGGCCAACCCCGATCCGACCTCTGCCACCATTCCAGTCGCCGGACTGTGGCCAGCTCGCAGCGAGTGTCCATTAGCACCAACCGCTTGTAGGCTGTCCGTGTGCAACGCCCCATTCCCGTCGGCTTGCGTGGCGACCTTGGTATCGGAAGCCTGATCCGAGTCAGCTTTGTGCATCTCGCTCATCGCCGCTCGGTACCCTGGCAGGAAAGTCAGCCCCATCCAGCGGAAGATATAATCTACCACGCTTTTGGCGATGCGAATCTCGGGATTGGTGGTGGGTCCCATGGGCTCGAATCGCGTGTGGCTGAACTTGTTGACCAATACTTCCAGTGGAACGCCGTATTGCAACGACATGGAAATAGCGGTTCCGAAGGCGTCCATTAGACCACCGACGGTTGAGCCCTCTTTGGCCATCGTGATGAACAGCTCACCAGGCCGACCGTCCGGATACAGCCCGACGTTCAGATAACCTTCGTGACCTGAAATATTGAACTTGTGGGTCACCGATTGACGCGTGTCCTGCAAGCGTTCGCGGCGCGCCTTATAGATCACCTTGGGCTGTTCAGCAGCCTTCTTGTCGGTTTCCGTGGTCGTATTGAGCGGTTGGCTTTGCTTGGAACCATCGCGATAAATGGCGATGGCCTTCAAACCCAGCTCCCAACCCCAGAAGTAGGCGTCGGCAATGTCCTTGGGGGAAACATCGGTGGGCATATTGACCGTCTTGGAAATCGCGCCCGACAAGAATGGCTGGGCGGCGGCCATCATTTGTACGTGAGCTTTCCAGGGAATGCTGCGCGTGCCAGCGGCAGGTTTAAAGGCGCAATCGAATACCGCCAAGTGATCCTGGCTGATATGCGGCGCGCCTTCGATCATGTCGTGCCGATCGATGTAGGCCACAATATCTTGAACCTGCTGAGGCTGATAACCCAGCGTCTCCAGGCCCAGCGCCACGCAGCGATTAACGATCTTCAGCATTCCGCCACCAGCCAATTGCTTGTACTTGACCAGCGCGATGTCGGGCTCGATGCCCGTAGTGTCGCAATCCATCATAAAGCTGATGGTGCCGGTGGGAGCCAACACGGTGGCCTGAGCGTTGCGATAGCCGTAGCGCTCACCCAGCTCGATCACCTTATCCCACAACTGGCGGGCGGCATCTTTGAGATATCCAGGGCCGGCGTCGCTAATCTTTTCCACTTCGTCACGGTGCATATGCATGACGCGCTGCATCGGCTGCTGGTTGCGATGGTATTCTGCGAACGGTCCAACGACTCCAGCCATTTCAGCGCTGGCCAGATTGGCTGCACCATGCAGCAACGCGGTAATGCTGCCGCAAATCGAACGGGCTTGATCCGAATCGTACGGCACGCCGGCGGTCATCACCAGGCTACCCAGGTTGGAGTAGCCCAGTCCCAACGGGCGGAACAGATGACTATTCTTGGCGATATCCTGCGTGGGATAGCTGGCATGATCGACCAGAATTTCTTGGGCAATGAAGAACAGTCGAGCCGCAGCCGTGAATCGCTGGACATCAAACGTACCGTCCTCATTGCGGAACTTCATCAGGTTGATGCTGGCTAGATTGCAGGCCGTGTTATCCAGGAACATATATTCCGAGCACGGATTGCTGGCGTTGATACGGCCAGAGTTAGGGCAGGTGTGCCATTTGTTGATCGTGGTGTCGTACTGCACACCAGGGTCACCGCAATGCCATGCGCAATCGGCCATCTTGTTTAGCAATTCGCGAGCTGGATAGGTCGGCGGCTGGCCGGATGTTTTGTTGCTGACCCAGGAGGTGGTCCAGGATCGGTCATCGCGGACTGCCTGCATGAATTCGTCGGTGACGCGCACCGATAAATTGGCATTTTGGAAGAAGACCGAAGAATAAGCTTCGCCGTTGAAGTTCGATTCGTATCCTTCGCGGATCAAAGCATGCGCCTTCAGCTCTTCATTCCACTTGCACTGGATGAATTCCATGATGTCGGGATGCGTAATCTTCAGCGATTGCATCTTGGCGGCGCGACGCGTCTTGCCGCCGCTCTTGATCACGCCGGCGATCGAGTCGTAAACGCGCATGAATGACAGTGGACCAGATGGGGTCCCGCCACCGGACAGCTTTTCGCGCGAACTGCGAATGGTCGACAGATCGGTACCCGTACCGCTACCGAATTTGAACAGCATGGCTTCGCTGCTGGCCAGTCGCATGATGTCCTCCATGTTGTCTTCCACGCTCTGGATGAAACATGCGGAGGCCTGCGGATACTGGTAGGGATTCTCTGGCTGTTCGACGACCAGCGTTTCCGGATTGCAATTCCAGGTACACTTGGAACCGGTGACACCGTACTCGTGGAACAATCCCACGTTGAACCAGACCGGTGAATTAAATGATCCATATTGATGCAGGCACAACCAAGAGAGTTCCCGGTAGAACGTCTCCCCCTCTTGTGCCGATGCAAAATAGCCGTCTGCGACCCCCCAGTCAGCAATGGTTCGCGTGACACGATGGATCAATTGACGGACACTTTTTTCGCGCTGCGGTGTTCCGGGTTCGCCGTAAAAATACTTGCTGACCACCACGTTGGTAGCCAACTGACTCCAGCTTTGCGGGATCTGGCAATCGGTCTGCTCGAATAGAGCCTGACCGCTTTCGTCCTTAATCGCTGCGCTACGCGTCTCCCACTGGACCGTATCGAATGGATCGATGCCTGCCGGACAAAACTGGTTCGGAACCGACAGGCTCCGTTGGCGATTCTTGTCGTTCACGCGATTGCCCTGGGGATTTACTGTTCGTTTGCTGCTGCGCGCCTTGCGCCGATCAACTTCCACCGTTGCCATTTGCTACAATCTCCTTAATTGTTTGCGATATCCGACAACCTGGGGCAACCCATGCGCAATTGCGCATCGGCTCCCGGCCACCCGAAGGTGTTCACCCTTAAAGAAGAAATTACTGAACCTACGTTCACCATCGTGGTTAGTCGTGGGGCTTCTCTGCTAGGGCTCTCCGCCCGCATCAAGACTCCTCTGACTAAGATGTCGGACACGGGTGACCACTATCTATAGTATATCCAGTGGCGACGTGTACAACATATAGCACTTCCGCAAGAGTCTATCGTTTCTTCTGGGCCTGTCAAATTTTGTTCTCCGGTAGTTCGTAAATGGCTATCCAGCGAGCACTTCCAGCAAAATCCCAACAGGTGCGACCGGATCGAACCGCAGTCGATTTGCCGTCGTAACTATCATCTGCCACACGGTTTGTGAATTTTCCATTAACTGTCTTCAGACGCCACAAATTCGCGCGTCGGTAAAAAATTTTTTTGCTTGCAAAACGACTCGCTGTCAATTCGGGTTGTGTGCGCTGTCTGGGGTAGGGTGGATGCGCTGGCCACGGCTGTGCCGCTAAATTTCTACAATTCGCGCGCGGCAATTGGAGTGTTGCCAATCGCGGTGGCTTACACTACTTCACTTTACGCCGTGACCAACAAACTCCTAGACCTCACAGGTGCATCCTTGACCATCCCTACAGCGCTCTCGCATCCGCTCTCTACCGCGCAACCCAAGATTAGTGCATTCCCCAAGTGTTACTTAGAAGAAATCTCCAAACAGCGCATGTCGTTGTTTGCATGGATTGAAATGGCCAAGCAATTGGACTGCGATGGCCTGGAGATGTATGAAGGCTTCTTCACCAACCTCGATCAGAGCTATCTGCTCGAGGTCCGCGCCGCTATCGAGCAGGCCGGTTTTGCCATGCCCATGCTGTGTTGCTCCCCGGATTTCACGCATCCGGAAGCCCAGCGTCGCAGCCATGCGATTGAGTATCAGCAGAAGATGATCCGCGTCGCATACACTCTTGGCGGACCGGGCACTGTGTGTCGTGTGCTGAGCGGACAGCGCTGGCCGCAAGTTACTCGCCAGCAGGGCTTGGAATATGCCAGTCAAGGAATCTTGGCCTGTATCCCACTGGCACAAGAGTTGGATGTGGTGCTGGGGATCGAGAATCACTACAAGGATGGTTTTTGGCTGTATCCTGAATTCGCACAGAAGCAGGACGTCTTTCTGGACCTGCTGGCTCTTATACCAGCCTCGAAGCATTTCGGGGTCCAGTATGATCCCAGCAACGCCGTAGTCGCCGGAGATGATCCAGTTCAGCTTCTGCGCCACGTTGCACCGCGCGTCGTGAGCATGCACGCCAGCGACCGGTATTTGGCACCAGGCGCGACACTTGAAGATCTGAAAACCGCCGATGGTGCTGCGGGCTATGCTGCGATTTTGCACCATGGCGTAACCGGGCGTGGGCTAAACGATTATGATGCCATCTTCACTATCCTGCGGGATGCCGGTTACTGCGGTTGGATAAGCATCGAAGATGGCATGAATGGGATGGATGAGATGGCCGAGTCGCTAAAATTTTTACGAGATTCGGTTGCCAAGTATTGGTCCAAGGCAGGTCAGGCCTAAACAGTACATTACGATCGCAACCGTTCACGCGCTGGGGCAGGTGGGACAACCGCGAGCGGTGAAGACCATTCGGTAAATCTTGATGTATGCCTACCGTGACCAGATCGCTCATAAGCACCAGTTGCGACCCCGCGCCGGCCCACCACTTACACGAACACTATTTGGCTTGATCGGCTATCAACAAAACTCACTTAATGCGGAGGAACATTCAGCATGAAACTCAAACGTTCATTAATCGGCGCGGTGCTGGCGGTAGTGGCGGTAGGCGTGCCGCTGCAAGCCCAGCCCACGAAGCGAGTCGTCTTTCTGGCCGGGCGACCAAGTCACGGCTATGGTTCTCACGAGCACTTGGCTGGTTGTCGCCTGCTGGCTGATGCGATCCAGCGCAGTACCAAAGGGCAGGTTGTATGTGACGTATACGGCAACGGTTGGCCGGAGGACGACAGCGTGCTAGACGGAGCAGATGCCATCGTCATGTATTGCGATGGTGGTGGCGGACATCCGGCACTGCGTCATTTGCCGAGGCTGGGAGAGTTGATGAAGCGCGGCGTTGGCTTCACCTGCCTGCACTATGCCGTCGAGGTGCCCAAGGAGCATGGGGGTAGCGAGTTTTTAGAATGGCTGGGAGGCTATTTCGAAACGCATTGGTCGGTCAATCCGCACTGGGTAGCCGAGTATACGCAATTGCCCGAGCACCCGGTGACACGCGGCGTCAATCCATTCAAGGCGAACGACGAATGGTATTTTCACATGCGGTTTCGTCCCGAACTGGCCGGAGTAACGCCGATCCTGAGTGCCGTGGCGCCCGACCATACGATGCTGCGCCCGGATGGTCCACATAGCGGCAATCCCGAGGTGCGCAAGGAGGTTGCTCAGAAGGTTCCTCAGCACACGGCCTGGGTATTTGAGCGGCCGGACGGCGGACGTTCGTTTGGTTTTACCGGCGGACACTTTCATTGGAATTGGGGCCGCGAGGAGATTCTGCGGCTGGTTTGCAACGCCATACTTTGGACGACCCAGGCCGAAGTTCCTAAAGATGGATTGCCGGTCCTGCGTCCGAGCGTTGAAACTCTCGAGCAGGGACAGGACGAGCAGATTCCCAAGGATCATGAGCGCGAGAAACTGTTGAAAGAATTTCAGCTCCTGTCGCGACCCAAAGACTCGGATCAATCCAGAGTGAGCGACCAGAAACGACCAGGCACCAATCAACAAGCAGCTACGGATGGCTCAAGCATAGATTCACTGCACGACCCCAATCAAGCGGTTGGTCGACTGCGGGTCGCTTCAGGCCTACAGGTCACGTTGGCCGCTTCGGAGCCCATGCTGCAGTCATTGACCAATTTGGACGTTGATCATCGGGGGCGTGTGTGGGTGTGTGAGGTGGTCAATTATCGCGGGCATCTGGGCAAGCGGCCCGCCGGCGACCGTATTCTCATCTTGGAAGATGAGGACGCCGATGGCGTGATGGATACATGTAAAGTGTTCTACCAGGGCACCGATATCGACTCGGCCATGGGCATCTGCGTGTTGGGCAATCGTGTTATCGTATCGGCGTCGCCTAATGTATGGAGCTTTGTCGATGAAGATGGCGATGATGTGCCCGACAGAAAAGATTTGCTGTTTAGCAAGACAGGACAACCGCAGCACGATCACTCCGCGCATAGTTTCATTTTTGGTCCTGACGGCAAGCTGTACTGGAATTTCGGCAATACGGGCCAGGCCGTGCATGATGCGCAAGGTCAGCCCGTGGTGGATATGGCTGGTAACCAGGTGATCGACAACGGCCAGCCCTATTACGGCGGTATGGTGTTTCGCTGCAATTTAGATGGTAGTGAGTTCGAAACCCTGGCTCACAATTTTCGCAACAATTACGAAATTGCTATCGACTCGTTTGGTACTCTGTGGCAGACCGACAATGATGACGATGGCAATAAAGCCGCGCGCGTTAATTATGTGATGGAGTATGGCAACTACGGATATCGCGATGAATTGACTGGGGCGGGATGGCAAGCGATGCGCGTCAACATGGAAGGCACGATTCCTGAACAGCACTGGCATCTGAATGATCCAGGCGTCGTGCCCACCATGTTGATTACTGGGTCCGGATCGCCTTCGGCGGCGACTATTTACGAAGGAGACCTGTTGCCCGCCACCTTTCGCAATCAACTGATTCACTGCGAACCAGGCCATCACGTGGTACGCGCGTATCCAACCACAATCCTCGGAGCCGGATATGCTGCCTCGATCGAGAATTTGTTGAAAGCCACCAGCGACCAGTGGTTTCGCCCCGTGGATGTGTGTGCGGCTCCGGACGGTAGTCTGCTGGTCACCGATTGGTATGACCCTGGAGTGGGCGGTCATCAGATGGGCGACCTGGATCGAGGTCGCCTTTTTCGCATCGCTCCTCCCGATAGCAAGTATCACATTCCCAAACTCGACGTATCGACCCCGGTACGAGCCGTCTCGGCATTGGCCAGTCCGAACGCTTCCGTGCGGTATTTGGCCTGGCAAGCCATTGAGCATTTTGGCAAGTCGGCTCAAGCCGCACTGGAGCAAATGGCTACCGACCAGAATCCGCGATTTCGCGCTCGAGCTTATTGGGCTCTGGGTAAGCTGCCTGGACATGGTAAAGCGGTCGTGGCCTCAGCACTGTCGGACCCGGATGCCGACGTGCGTTGCATGGCGATTCGCCTAGCCAGACAGTTGAGGCTTGCGCCCAGCGAGTACAGTTTTAAAGTCGTGAGTGATGCCTCGGCCGCAGTTCGACGCGAGTTGGCTATAGCGCTCAGGCTGGATACATCACCGGAGATGCCGCAAACCTGGGCCACGCTGGCCTGTAGCTACGCCGGACAAGACCGCTGGTACTTGGAAGCGCTGGGGATTGGTGCACATCTGCGCTGGGACGAATGTTTTGATGCGTATGTTGCTCGCAGTGCATCGATGGGGGCAGAGGCTCATGCAGATATTGTCTGGCGATCCCGCTCAGATAGAACGGCTTCTCACCTGATTGCAACGCTCTGCGGTCAGGATCTCGCAGTCGCACAATCCGCCCAACTTTTGCGCGGGCTTGAGTTTCAATCCGCAGCTACCAGACAGCACGTAGTCGACGGTGCACTTGAGTATTTGAGTACGCTGACGGTTGCCAGTGAAACGCAACAGTCACTGATCATCCAGTTGCTGATGCGAGCCCCGGATGGACAACAGCGCTCCACTATGAAGGGGCTTCAGGAGCACGTGGTCAGCTATTTTCCAAAAGCATCGCGCCAGCAACAATTTGAGATACTGGAGAAGCTGAGTATCCCCGACGCTGAACAAAAATGGATCGAGTTAATAAGGGGCGCGACTTTAGATGCGATTGCAGCGCGAGCAGCAGAGCGCTTCTTCGACAGCGTTTCGTTCGAGAAGTGGTCTGAGCAGTTTACAACCACAGACCAGACGTATGCCATCAAAATGGCAGAGGCGCTAGCAGCCTCAAACCCGCGCTCGGCCCGCCCGGTACTGCTGGAGATTTTGAGAACCGATGCCATTGCTGCACCGATAAAGGTGATCGCCGCCAAGGGCCTGACACGCACGCCGCGCGGAGCCGAGCAATTACTGGAGATGGCAGAGGCAAACACTCTGATTGCCGAAGCACGATTGATAGTCGGATCACTGCTGCGTGAACATGCCAGCGAGGCAATTCGACAGCGAGCCACCGAACTGTTCCCGCCGCTGAAATCCAAGGCCGCAGAGCCATTACCGCCGCTTGCCGCCCTAGTACAAAAGAGCGGAGATGCCGAGCGCGGCGCCGAGGTGTACCGTGGGGTAGCTACCTGTGCGAAATGTCATCCGCTGCAGGGTGATGGCAAGCAAATTGGCCCCGACCTAAGCGAAATTGGTGACAAACTTGCCAAGGAGGCGCTGTACGTGGCCATTCTAGACCCATCTGCCGGTTTGAGCCACAATTTTGAAACGTATGCGGCAGTCACTGCTGATGGACAGCTCATTACAGGACTATTAGTTAGTCAGACCCAGCAGCATATAGTGTTGCGCGATGCCGAGGGGCTGGATCACAACCTGAATCAGTCCGACTTAGAGAGCTTTGCCAAACAGTCCGTGTCGCTGATGCCGAGTAACTTGGTCGAAGCGCTGACTGTCGGCCAGCTAGTGGATCTTGTGGAGTACTTGCAAAGCCTGAAGAAATTTGGGGCGGACAACAGTCAGTAACTTGGTGTGATGGTTACCACAGCCATGCGCG contains the following coding sequences:
- a CDS encoding vitamin B12-dependent ribonucleotide reductase; protein product: MATVEVDRRKARSSKRTVNPQGNRVNDKNRQRSLSVPNQFCPAGIDPFDTVQWETRSAAIKDESGQALFEQTDCQIPQSWSQLATNVVVSKYFYGEPGTPQREKSVRQLIHRVTRTIADWGVADGYFASAQEGETFYRELSWLCLHQYGSFNSPVWFNVGLFHEYGVTGSKCTWNCNPETLVVEQPENPYQYPQASACFIQSVEDNMEDIMRLASSEAMLFKFGSGTGTDLSTIRSSREKLSGGGTPSGPLSFMRVYDSIAGVIKSGGKTRRAAKMQSLKITHPDIMEFIQCKWNEELKAHALIREGYESNFNGEAYSSVFFQNANLSVRVTDEFMQAVRDDRSWTTSWVSNKTSGQPPTYPARELLNKMADCAWHCGDPGVQYDTTINKWHTCPNSGRINASNPCSEYMFLDNTACNLASINLMKFRNEDGTFDVQRFTAAARLFFIAQEILVDHASYPTQDIAKNSHLFRPLGLGYSNLGSLVMTAGVPYDSDQARSICGSITALLHGAANLASAEMAGVVGPFAEYHRNQQPMQRVMHMHRDEVEKISDAGPGYLKDAARQLWDKVIELGERYGYRNAQATVLAPTGTISFMMDCDTTGIEPDIALVKYKQLAGGGMLKIVNRCVALGLETLGYQPQQVQDIVAYIDRHDMIEGAPHISQDHLAVFDCAFKPAAGTRSIPWKAHVQMMAAAQPFLSGAISKTVNMPTDVSPKDIADAYFWGWELGLKAIAIYRDGSKQSQPLNTTTETDKKAAEQPKVIYKARRERLQDTRQSVTHKFNISGHEGYLNVGLYPDGRPGELFITMAKEGSTVGGLMDAFGTAISMSLQYGVPLEVLVNKFSHTRFEPMGPTTNPEIRIAKSVVDYIFRWMGLTFLPGYRAAMSEMHKADSDQASDTKVATQADGNGALHTDSLQAVGANGHSLRAGHSPATGMVAEVGSGLANKNTRDSQFAGFQSDAPTCDNCGSITVRNGNCYLCHNCGNSMGCS
- a CDS encoding TIM barrel protein, yielding MSLFAWIEMAKQLDCDGLEMYEGFFTNLDQSYLLEVRAAIEQAGFAMPMLCCSPDFTHPEAQRRSHAIEYQQKMIRVAYTLGGPGTVCRVLSGQRWPQVTRQQGLEYASQGILACIPLAQELDVVLGIENHYKDGFWLYPEFAQKQDVFLDLLALIPASKHFGVQYDPSNAVVAGDDPVQLLRHVAPRVVSMHASDRYLAPGATLEDLKTADGAAGYAAILHHGVTGRGLNDYDAIFTILRDAGYCGWISIEDGMNGMDEMAESLKFLRDSVAKYWSKAGQA
- a CDS encoding ThuA domain-containing protein; this encodes MKLKRSLIGAVLAVVAVGVPLQAQPTKRVVFLAGRPSHGYGSHEHLAGCRLLADAIQRSTKGQVVCDVYGNGWPEDDSVLDGADAIVMYCDGGGGHPALRHLPRLGELMKRGVGFTCLHYAVEVPKEHGGSEFLEWLGGYFETHWSVNPHWVAEYTQLPEHPVTRGVNPFKANDEWYFHMRFRPELAGVTPILSAVAPDHTMLRPDGPHSGNPEVRKEVAQKVPQHTAWVFERPDGGRSFGFTGGHFHWNWGREEILRLVCNAILWTTQAEVPKDGLPVLRPSVETLEQGQDEQIPKDHEREKLLKEFQLLSRPKDSDQSRVSDQKRPGTNQQAATDGSSIDSLHDPNQAVGRLRVASGLQVTLAASEPMLQSLTNLDVDHRGRVWVCEVVNYRGHLGKRPAGDRILILEDEDADGVMDTCKVFYQGTDIDSAMGICVLGNRVIVSASPNVWSFVDEDGDDVPDRKDLLFSKTGQPQHDHSAHSFIFGPDGKLYWNFGNTGQAVHDAQGQPVVDMAGNQVIDNGQPYYGGMVFRCNLDGSEFETLAHNFRNNYEIAIDSFGTLWQTDNDDDGNKAARVNYVMEYGNYGYRDELTGAGWQAMRVNMEGTIPEQHWHLNDPGVVPTMLITGSGSPSAATIYEGDLLPATFRNQLIHCEPGHHVVRAYPTTILGAGYAASIENLLKATSDQWFRPVDVCAAPDGSLLVTDWYDPGVGGHQMGDLDRGRLFRIAPPDSKYHIPKLDVSTPVRAVSALASPNASVRYLAWQAIEHFGKSAQAALEQMATDQNPRFRARAYWALGKLPGHGKAVVASALSDPDADVRCMAIRLARQLRLAPSEYSFKVVSDASAAVRRELAIALRLDTSPEMPQTWATLACSYAGQDRWYLEALGIGAHLRWDECFDAYVARSASMGAEAHADIVWRSRSDRTASHLIATLCGQDLAVAQSAQLLRGLEFQSAATRQHVVDGALEYLSTLTVASETQQSLIIQLLMRAPDGQQRSTMKGLQEHVVSYFPKASRQQQFEILEKLSIPDAEQKWIELIRGATLDAIAARAAERFFDSVSFEKWSEQFTTTDQTYAIKMAEALAASNPRSARPVLLEILRTDAIAAPIKVIAAKGLTRTPRGAEQLLEMAEANTLIAEARLIVGSLLREHASEAIRQRATELFPPLKSKAAEPLPPLAALVQKSGDAERGAEVYRGVATCAKCHPLQGDGKQIGPDLSEIGDKLAKEALYVAILDPSAGLSHNFETYAAVTADGQLITGLLVSQTQQHIVLRDAEGLDHNLNQSDLESFAKQSVSLMPSNLVEALTVGQLVDLVEYLQSLKKFGADNSQ